Below is a window of Candidatus Zixiibacteriota bacterium DNA.
CAGGCCGGCCATGATGAGGTCCGGATAGGCGAAGGTCTGGCGGCTTATTTGTTCAATAAACCGATCATTGGATGGCTGAATAAAGCTATAATCAAGGCCGATACTTCACTTCTGACGGCGATGGAATTTGAATATCCGCAGGAGCAGTTCACCCTGGTTAGAATCGACACGACCTGGTTCGCGAGGGGGGACAGCATCAACGGCCAGGTAATCGCCCAGTCCGATTCTGTCAGGCTGTACCTCCGTTACCTTTCAAATTTCCTGACCGATGATTATCTGCTTCCTGAGGATTCTGCCTACTACGATCCGGAAAATATCGACTTCAGGTTGATTTTGAGATATGAAAACGGAGAGCTGGATTCAATTCGTGTGCACGGAAAAGCAGAAAACAGGGCTCGCCATTACGTCACAACCGATAATTCAGACGATGTCTATGTTCTTTACAAAGCGCGCTATGACCGCCTGGCAAAGCGAGGAAAGAATTTTGTGGGAATGTAAAAAAAGTGTTGACAAATTAAAACTGATATGATATAAATTAATTGCCCTTCATACACAGCCCTCTTATCAGGCGGTCGGCTAGCATCTTGGCTGGTGCTTTATACCCGACCGCTATTTTATTGTCCACGAAAACTCTCTTTACAGCTTTCAGCGTATAACTGCTTGACTTGAAGCCAGAATCGCTTATAATCTTAAAACCTGTGCGCTAACAACTTAACAGGCGAGGTCAGTTATGTCATTAGCAAGAAAACTCAATATCATGATACTACTCCCCGTTTTTGTGGGATTTGTGTTTTTGGTTATGTGGGGCTGTTCATCCTCGGAAGAGGAAGTAAATATCCCTGCGGATTCCAGACGTCTGGGTGGCGGTGATAAATCTGAAAATATCGTCAATCCGGACCTGGAGGAGATGCTGGCCGGAGAAATTACCCCGGCCCATCTGAATATCCCCGGCTACGAGGACTGGAAGCGCTATTTCGATGAGTTCGTGGTGGTGTATTTTCCGGATGATTCCAGCCTGCAGGCCCGGGTGCCCGCCATAACCAAGTCGATCAAGCGTGTTTACCTTGAAAATGCCACCCGTTTGAGCGTGCAGGTCCCCGCACCTGTATATTTTTTCCTGTATTTTAACTCCGAACAGATAAAACAGAGGACTGACTGCGAATATACCTGTGTACGCGGTGATACCCATCATTACATGATCCTGACACCATTGGGAGAGACAATCATGGTGCGCCTCCTGCAGGAATTCGATCCGGACGGCACACCTTATTTCTTCTGCTACGAGGGGCTGGTGACTTACCTGAATTATTCCGGTGAAAATTATGTCCAACTGGCTTATATCGATTATTACAACGGCGACAGCATACCCTTGATAGATATGATCGATAACGATAAATATCTCAGTTACGATTCAACCCTGCGGACCGTCGCGGCGGCATCGCTCACTGAGTATCTGCTGGCGTCCCCAAATACGCCTGCAATGCTCTTGGATTTCTATA
It encodes the following:
- a CDS encoding DUF4340 domain-containing protein, which translates into the protein MKRVIIAVLVLILLLGVYYVIKNQKESSRAEVRQEDFLGIGEDQITDFRLIRLKDTINFTLEDGLWKVIYGGKTRLSDTNVVNQIVGKVAELNAGAVISSNPANRESYGVDSASATRLTFYQDEKELADLFIGEDSPNYGSVYFRQAGHDEVRIGEGLAAYLFNKPIIGWLNKAIIKADTSLLTAMEFEYPQEQFTLVRIDTTWFARGDSINGQVIAQSDSVRLYLRYLSNFLTDDYLLPEDSAYYDPENIDFRLILRYENGELDSIRVHGKAENRARHYVTTDNSDDVYVLYKARYDRLAKRGKNFVGM